In a single window of the Candidatus Kaiserbacteria bacterium genome:
- a CDS encoding type II toxin-antitoxin system PemK/MazF family toxin: protein MYGYPREVWWCSLGVNVGAEIDGKNESFERPVIIMRVYNKETMLVLPTTSKARSDKFHFALEVETQDSKTKKMYIKTVYVKLTQARVISSKRLIRKIAVIGEVDFAKIKESFSQFV from the coding sequence GTGTATGGATATCCACGTGAAGTGTGGTGGTGTTCTCTTGGTGTAAATGTTGGAGCAGAAATTGATGGAAAGAACGAGAGTTTTGAACGCCCTGTTATTATTATGCGTGTTTACAACAAAGAGACTATGCTTGTTCTGCCTACCACAAGCAAAGCACGCTCAGATAAATTTCATTTCGCACTAGAAGTTGAGACACAAGATTCAAAAACAAAAAAGATGTATATAAAAACAGTGTATGTAAAACTAACACAAGCACGAGTGATTAGTAGTAAAAGACTTATTCGCAAAATTGCAGTAATTGGAGAAGTTGATTTTGCAAAAATTAAAGAATCCTTTAGTCAGTTTGTCTAA
- a CDS encoding glutaredoxin family protein, with product MDKNVIIYSTPTCHFCHSAKDFFTANNIPFEEHNVATDLEKRKEMVDMTGQMGVPVIRIGDDVIVGFDEAKVKELLGI from the coding sequence ATGGATAAAAACGTAATCATTTACAGCACACCAACGTGTCATTTTTGTCACTCGGCCAAAGATTTTTTCACTGCCAATAATATTCCCTTTGAGGAGCACAATGTTGCAACAGATCTTGAAAAGCGAAAGGAGATGGTCGATATGACTGGTCAAATGGGAGTCCCCGTCATTCGCATTGGTGACGATGTCATCGTTGGTTTCGACGAAGCAAAGGTGAAGGAATTGCTCGGGATATAA
- a CDS encoding septum formation initiator family protein: protein MFDFHEKRKIRSIVYSKPMVAFLAFITIVLSFSVYNRYIVAEEMKHKLNIREDELHELEERATVLESKVEYLRDERGIEEELRNRFDVVKEGEQVIILVDEPESAEEKREILPLGNEIPKNESDSFFAQFKFW, encoded by the coding sequence ATGTTCGATTTTCATGAAAAGCGCAAAATACGAAGTATTGTGTACTCGAAGCCCATGGTGGCATTTTTAGCCTTTATTACTATTGTACTTTCGTTTTCAGTCTATAATCGCTACATTGTGGCAGAAGAGATGAAACACAAACTCAATATACGTGAGGATGAACTTCATGAACTCGAAGAGCGCGCTACGGTACTTGAGTCTAAGGTAGAGTATCTGCGCGATGAGCGGGGAATCGAAGAAGAATTGCGCAATCGTTTTGATGTGGTAAAAGAAGGGGAACAGGTGATTATTTTGGTAGACGAACCAGAGAGTGCTGAGGAAAAACGGGAGATACTTCCACTCGGTAATGAAATACCTAAGAATGAGAGCGATTCATTTTTTGCACAGTTCAAATTTTGGTAA